The Pyxidicoccus sp. MSG2 DNA segment CATGAAGGGCCGCACCATGTACGTGGTGCCCTACGCCATGGGCCCCATCGGCAGCCCCTCCACCAAGATTGGCGTGGAGCTCACCGACAGCGTCTACGTGGTGCTCAACATGCGGATCATGGCCCGCATGGGGAAGCAGGCGCTGGACATGCTGGGCGACAGCGACGACTTCAACCGCGGCCTGCACAGCACCGGCGACGTGAATCCGGACCGCCGCTACATCTGCCACTTCCCCCAGGACAACACCATCTGGAGCTTCGGCTCGGGATATGGCGGCAACGTGCTGCTCGGGAAGAAATGCCTCGCGCTGCGCATCGGCAGCTACCTGGGCCGCGAGGAGGGGTGGCTGGCCGAGCACATGCTCATCCTCGGCGTCACCAGCCCCAAGGGTGAGACGACCTACGTCGCCGCCGCCTTCCCGTCCGCGTGCGGCAAGACGAACTTCGCGATGATGATTCCTCCGGCCGAGTACAAGGGCTGGAAGATTGAAACGGTCGGCGACGACATCGCCTGGATGCGCCCCGGTCCGGATGGCCGCCTGTACGCCATCAACCCGGAGGCCGGCTACTTCGGCGTGGTGCCCGGCACCAACTACAAGACCAACCCCAACGCGATGGAGACCATCGCCAAGGACACCCTCTTCACCAACGTGGCGATGACGGCCGACGGTGACGTGTGGTGGGAGGGCAAGGACGGCGAGGTGCCGGACGAGCTCACCGACTGGCAGGGCCGCCCCTGGAAGAAGGGCAGCACGGAGAAGGCGGCGCACCCGAACAGCCGCTTCACCGCGCCCATGGCGAACAACCCGGCGCTCAGCTCCAAGGCCAATGACCCGATGGGCGTGCCCATCTCCGCCCTCATCTTCGGCGGCCGCCGCTCCAACACCATCCCGCTCGTCATCCAGGCGTTCAACTGGACGCACGGCGTGTTCCTCGGCGCCACCATGGGCAGCGAGACCACGGCCGCCGCCACCGGCAAGGTCGGCGTCGTGCGCCGCGACCCCATGGCCATGCTGCCCTTCTGCGGCTACCACATGGGCGACTACCTCCAGCACTGGCTGGACATGCAGAAGGCGATTCCGCAGCTGCCCAAGATCTTCCAGGTCAACTGGTTCCGGCAGGACAAGAACGGCAAGTTCGTCTGGCCGGGCTTCGGGGACAACATGCGCGTGCTCGAGTGGATCGTGAACCGCGTCCACGGCCGCGTCCCCACGAAGGAGACGCTGCTGGGCTGGGTGCCGCGCTCCGACGAGGGCCTCAACCTCAAGGGCCTGGACATCTCCGCCGAGGCCGTCGCCGAGGCCACCTCCATCAAGGAGGACGAGTGGAAGAGCGAGCTGAAGAGCCAGGAGGTCTTCTTCGAGCAGCTGGGCACCAAGGCCCCCGAGGCCCTTATGCTCCAGCGCAAGCTGCTCATCTCCCGTCTGGAGTCCTGAGCCTCCCTGTAGCGACCTGAAGCCCTGTTCCGGGGCCGCTTCCTGCCTGCTCATGCCGGGCGTGGGGCGGCCCCGGTGTCTTTTCACGGGAAGTGAAGGCGCCCTCTTCGCCGTGCGGGCGGCTCCGCGCTAGGCTCGGGGTCACCATGAGACTGGCTTTTGTGTTGTCGGTGGCCCTCGCGCTGGCGCCACCGGTGGCGCTCGCGCAGCGCGGCGGCGCCCGGAATCCGGCGGTCCTCATCCGCGAGGGTGAGCGGCTGTACCAGGCTGGGAAGTACCGCGAGGCGGCCGAGGCGCTGAAGAAGGCGCACGAGCTGTCGCCCAATCCGAAGCTCATCTACAACATCGCCGTCGCCCTGGAGAACGCGGGCGAATTGCGCGAGTCGCTCTCCTGGTACCAGCAGTACGTCGGCAACACGGAGGGCACGGACCCCACGCTGCTCAAGCGCAGCGCGCGCGGCATCGACCGGCTCCAGGTCCTCATCAAGAAGGAGGAGCAGGCGCAGGCCACCGCGGACACCGAGCGCGAGAAGCTCCAGGCGGAAGCCGACGCGGCACGCCGCCGGGCAGAGGAGGAGCAACTGGCGGCCCGGCGCGCGGAGGAGGAGAACCTGCGCCGTCAGCAGGCCGAGCACGAGCGCGCGATGAAGTCGTACAAGCGCCAGCGCATCGCCGCCTTCGCGATTGGCGGCGTGGCCGTGGCCGGCGTGGGCGCGGGCGTGCTCTTCGGCATGCAGGCGCGCGACGCGCGCGAGCAGTTCGACGCCGCCCGGAACCTGGAGGACAAGCAGGCCCGCGCGGACGACACGAAGAGCAAGGCACTGCTCGCGGACATCGGCTTCGGCGTGGGCCTGGCCGGGGCGATTACGGCCATCATCCTCTACCCGAAGGATGGACCGCCCGTGGAGGGCGAGGTGCGGGTGACGTTGGCGCCCAGGGGCGCCGGAGCCGGAATGGAGGTCAGCTTCTGATGCGCGCGCTGGGACTGATGACGTGCTGCACCGTGCTGCTGGCCGGCTGCAGCTTCACCACCGCCGGTGGGCTCACCGAGTGCGAGACGAGCGCGGACTGCGACTCGGCGCAGGTGTGCAACGAGGGCTTCTGCCTGCCGCAGCCGGTGGGCTGTGGCGACGTGTTCGGCCCCGTCTCCAAGCCGAACACGATTCCGCTGGGCGCGGCGCTGCCCCTGACGACGTCCGAGGGCAAGGACGAGTCCGAGGAGCAGGCGCTCAACTCCATCAAGCTGGTGATTGAAGAGGTCAACCAGCGCGAGGGCATCAACGGCCGGAACTTCATCCTCTACATCTGCGACACCGGCTCCGACGCCGCGCGCGCCCGTGAGCAGGCCCAGTGGCTGGTGAACGAGAAGGCGGTGCCGGTGGTCTTCACTTCCGGCAGCGCGCAGACGATTGCCGCCTCCAGCGTCACCATCGCCGCCGGCGCACTGATGATGACGCACACGTCGACGAGCCCGGACATCGCCACGCTGCCCGACAAGGCTCAAGGAGCGGCGGGGCTGGTGTGGCGGACGGCGCCCTCGGACACGCTGCAGGGCCGCGTCATCGGCGACCTGCTCCAGGGCACCATCACCGTGGCGGACAACGCGACGGCCTTCGCGAACACGAACAAGGTCGTGCTGTCCTACGTGGACGACCCGTATGGCCAGGGCCTGTCCGGCGTGGTGCTCCGCCGGCTGACGCAGCCGCAGGTCATCTCCGCGAAGTACAACCGCAACGCGGACGTGACTCCGGCGGTGACCGCCATCAGCACCCAGCAGCCCGACATCACGGTGATGGTGGGCTTCTCCGAGGACAACGCGAAGGTCATCAACCAGCTCGCCGCCCAGGGCACCAAGGGGCGGAAGTGGTTCTTCACGGACGCCGGCAAGGACCCGGGCCTGTTCACCAACCTGGGTGCCAACAAGAGCGAGGTCAATGGCGCCTACGGCACCGCCCCGGCCCAGGCCCGTACCGGGGACAACGTGTACAAGCAGTTCGCCAACCGCTTCCAGGCCGCGTACGGCAAGGACCCGGGCCAGTTCTCCTTCACCGCGCACGCGTTTGACGCCATGTACCTCGTCGCGCTGGGCACCGCCTACGCGGCGGGCCCGGACGCCAGCAAGCCGCAGCCCATCACCGGCGCCCGCATCGCCGAGGGGCTGACGCACATGACGCCGGGCGCGGGCGTCACCGCGCCAGCCTTCGACCTGGGCTACAACGACTTCATCAGCGCCCGGGATGCCATGCGCACCGGTACCGTCATCAACGTGAAGGGCGCCAGCGGCGACCTGGACTTCAACAACGACACGGGCGAGGCCCCGTCCGAGTACGAGCTGTGGAAGGTGGAGAACGGCGCCTTCAAGACGGTGCAGCTCATCAAGCCGTCCGCGGACTGACGGGCCCCTCTCCCAACACCCGCGCCAGCACCTCCACGGCGGCGGCGAACACCTCGGGCGTCGGCAGCAGCGACAGCACGAGGAAGGCGCCGCCGCCGAAGTCGTAGAAGTACCCCGGCTGCACCCGCACGCCCGCGTCCAGCAGGGCGAGGCAGGTGGCCTCCTCGCCGGGCTCCGCCGGAATCCTCAGCACCGCGCTCCACCCGCCGTGCGCGGGCACCACGTCCCACGTGGCGCCCGCCGGGCGGGCCTTCAGCAGGCGCTGGCGGTTGCCCCTCACGCGCTCCAGCACCGCTGCCTGGAAGCGGGGCACGTGGGCCAGCAACTCCGGGAGCGCGAGCTGCACGGGCGTGCCCACCGGCAGGTACGTGTCCGCCACCCACTCCAGCCGCGCCAGCGCCTCGTCGCGCAGGGGCTGGGGGCCGCCCACGTGCATCCACCCCAGCTTGAGGCCGGGCAGCCCCGCGACTTTCGACAGGCCGGACAGGGCGAAGGTGAGCGCGGGCAGCGCGCGTCCGGCCACGGTGGCCACGCGCGAGGGCTCGGTGTCCCAGGCGAAGTCACTGAAGACTTCATCGGACACCAGCGCCAGCCCGTGGCGCGCGCACGCGTCCGCCAGCGCCGCCAGTTCGCCCTCGTGCAGGTAGTGGCCGGTGGGGTTGCCGGGGTTGACGACGAGCACCGCGCGGGTGCGGGCGTCGCACGCGGCCTCCACCTCGTCCACGTCCAGGCCGAAGCCGTGCGCGCGGGGCAGGGGGTAGGGCCGCGTCTCCACGCCCTCCAGGCGCGCGAGGTGCTCGAAGAGGGGGTAACTGGGCGCGGGCACCAGGACGTTGTCTCCCGGCTCGCACAGCAGCTTGAAGAGCCACCCGTAGGCCTCGCTGGTGCTGGCCGTCAGCACGAGGTGCTCGGGGGACACGGCCGCGCCGCGGGCCGTCAGGTGCGTGGCCAGGGCGTGGCGCGCGGAAGGAAGGCCGAGGGCTTCCGGCGCGTAGCCACAGGCGCCGGGAGGGGCGAGCAGGCCTGTCGCGGGGGCGGGCAGCCCCACGCGCGTGGGGTTGGACTCGGTGACGTCCAGCAGGGGGAGCCCGCGGGCGCGGTGCCGGGCGAGCGCCTGTGCCAGCGGGTTGGGGGTGCGGGGGAAGTCGGAGCGGGCGGAGAAGCCGCTCACAGGCCCGTCTGCAGCATGGCGTTGGCCACGCGGCGGATGAGCTCCCGGCGCAGCTCCTTGCGGCAGTGCTCGATGGCCTTCTCGTGGGGCCGGGGCAGCGCGGGGTCTCGGGTGCGCAGCGCGGTCCGGAGGACGAGCTCGACCTTCGAGGGCTCGATGTGGAACAGCCGAGGCCCCTCCTTCTGGAGGAAGTAGCTGAGCCCCCTCTGGTCGATGAGCTTCGTGAAGAAGCGCCGGACGTCCGCGTGGAACGTGAGGTCGATGATGTCCGCCATTCGCAACGCGTTCTCGCGCGGAAAAAACGGCCCGTCCATTTCACGGCCGCGTGACTCAAAAACTTGCGCGACCTGTAGCACTCGTCCTTTGGCGAAAACGCGCCGGAGGCCGATTTTCCGGCCTCCGCGCGCTCAGGGCATCAGCGCGCGCAGGGCCTTCCGGAACGCGGTGTGCCGTCGGCGCGCGTCAGGCAGGTACGGCACCGGTCCCAGCACCGGGACGCCGTGACGATCTTCCAGCAGCAGGCGGTTGTCGCGCTCGGACGGGTCCTTCGCCGCGGTGCCGCGCGACAGCAGCACGGCCTTCACGGGGATGCGGCGCGCGGCGAGCGCCTGGAGCGACAGGGCCGTGTGGTTGAGCGTGCCCAGCCCCGCGCGGGCCACCAGCAGTACGGGCAGGCGCAGGGTGGCGATGAGGTCGATGACGTCGTGCCGTGAGTCGAGGGGCACGAAGAGGCCGCCGGCCCCCTCCACCACCGTGATGCCATGGGAGAGCCGCTTCCACGCGGCCAGGGTGACGTCCCAGTCCGGCTCCCGGCCCAGGCGGCGCGCGGCCACGCCGGGGGCCAGGGGCGCTCGGAAGCGGTGGGGGCAGAGGGCGTCCACGGGCAGCGTGCTGCGCGCCGCCTCGCGCAGCGCCAGCGCATCCGCCGGGGCGCGCAGGGAGGCGCAGCCGCTCTCGTAGGGCTTGAAGCCCTGGGGCTGGAGGCCCGCGTCCGCCAGCAGCGACAGCAGCGCGCACGAGGCCTGCGTCTTGCCCACGCCGGTGTCCGTACCGGTGACGAAGATTTGGAAGGGCCGGCTAGCCATGGTGCACTCCCACCCGGCGCAGGGCGTCCAGCGCCAGGTCCACGTGGCCCAGGGTGTGGGCGGCGGAGAGGCAGAAGCGCAGCCGGCTGGTGCCCTCGGGCACGGTGGGCGGGCGGATGGCCTTCACCAGCACGCCCGCCTCGCGCAGGCGGCGCGCGGCGTCCAGGGCGCGCTCGGGTTCTCCGAGGACGATGGGGAACACGGCGCTGCGGGCTTCGGCCCTCAGGCCCAGCGCGCGCAGGCCGGCCGCGAAGCGGCGGATGTTGCGCCACAGCCGCTCGCGCAGGGCCGGGTCGCCCTCCACTGCGTCCACGGCGGCCTCGGCGGCGGCGCACAGCGCGGCGGGCAGCGCGGTGGAGAAGACGAAGGGCCGCGCGCGGGACACCAGCAGGTCCGCCACCGCGCGCGAGGTGGCCACGTACGCGCCCATGCCGCCCAGCGCCTTGCTGAGCGTGCCCATGCGCAGCTCCACGCGCGCCTCCAGGCCCAGCTCCTCACACAGGCCCGCGCCGCGGGCGCCCAGCACGCCGGTGGCGTGGGCCTCGTCCACCATCAGCGCGGCGCCGTGTGCCTCACAGGCCTCGACGATGTCGCGCAGCGGGGCCACGTCGCCGTCCATGGAGAAGACGGTGTCGGTGACGACGAGCTTGCGCCGCGCGGGCGTGTCCGCGAGCGCGCGGGACAGCGCCTCCACGTCCGCATGCGGATGGACGACGACGCGGGCGCGGGACAGGCGGCAGCCGTCCACGAGGGAGGCGTGGTTGAGGGCGTCGGAGAAGACGGCGTCACCGGGGCCCACGAGGGCGGGCAGGATGCCGGTGTTGGCGGCATAGCCGCTGTTGAAGAGGAGCACGGCCTCGGCGCGCTCGAAGGCGCAGAGGCGCGCCTCCAGCCGGTGGTGCGCGGACGTGTCGCCCACGACGAGCCGGCTGGCGCCGGTGCCCATGCCGTAGCGCTCCAGCGCGGCGGCGGCGGCGGCGCGCACGGACGGCGAGGCGGCCAGCCCGAGGTAGTCGTTGGAGGAGAAGTTGACGAGCGTCTCCCCGCCCATGCGGACCACCGGGCCCTGGGGCGAGTCCAGCGGCTCCAGGTGCCGACGCAGGCCGCGCGCGGAGAGGGCTTCCAGGTCCTCCCGCGCCCACTTCGAGGCGACGCTCACGTCTACCCGTCCCGCCGGGGCTCCAGCGGGCGGATGCCGGCCTTCTCGAGCAGGGCCATGTCCTGGCCGTACTCGGGGTTGCCAGTGGTGAGCAGCTTCTCGCCAAAGAAGAGCGAGTTGGCGCCCGCCATCATGCACAGCAACTGCGCCTCCTCGTTCATCTGCTGGCGGCCCGCGGACAGGCGCACCATGGACTGCGGCATGAGGACACGGGCGGTGGCGATGGTGCGCACCATGTCCACCGTCTCGATGCGCGGCTGCTCGGCCAGCGGCGTGCCCTCCACGGCCACCAGCGCGTTGACGGGCACCGACTCCGGGTGGTGCTCCTGGTTGGCCAGCGTGCGCAGCAGGTTGCAGCGGTCGTCCACCGACTCGCCCATGCCGATGATGCCGCCGCAGCACACGGAGATGCCGGCCTCGCGCACGCGGTTGAGCGTCTTCAGCCGGTCGTCATACGTGCGGGTGGAGATGATGTCGCCGTAGTGCTCGGGCGAGGTGTCCAGGTTGTGGTTGTACGCATCCAGCCCCGCCTCGCGCAGGCGCTTCGCCTGGCTGTCGGTGAGCATGCCCAGCGTGGCGCACGCCTCCATGCCCAGGGCGCGCACGCCGCGCACCATCTCCAGCACGCTGTCGAACTGTGGGCCGTCCTTCACCTCGCGCCACGCGGCGCCCATGCAGAAGCGCGTGGCCCCGGCGGCGCGAGCCTTCGACGCGGCCGCCAGCACCTCCGGCACCGCCATCAGCTTCTCCGCCTTGACGCCCGTCTTGTAGCGGGCCGCCTGCGGGCAGTACGCACAGTCCTCGGAGCAGCCGCCCGTCTTGATGGACAGGAGCGAGCACAGCTGCACCTTGTTGTCCTGGAACACGGTCCGGTGGACCGTCTGCGCCCGGTGGACCAGGTCCAGCAGCGGCATGGCGTAGATGGCGCGGACCTCGGCGAGCGACCAGTCATGGCGCACCTCGACACCCGGAGGCGGCGGCGCGGCCGTGTGGGAATGGCCGTGAAAGGACTCGCTGGGGGCGGCGGTGTCGGGCATGGGCTCCTCGGCAGGTTGGAGGAGCGCGAACGTGCGCGGGCGGCGGGAAGTTGTCAACGTCGCTGAGCGGACAGGTTGACGACTTCCCACGACAGAAAAACGGGCCGGCGCCCGCGGGGAAGCCCCGGGGCACCGGCCCTGCCAACCTCAATTGAAGCGGGCGCTAGACGCGGACGCGGCGCCGGCCGCCGGCCATGC contains these protein-coding regions:
- a CDS encoding phosphoenolpyruvate carboxykinase (GTP), which encodes MASTQAAAVGEKAPTKNPTLLAWVAKMAQMTQPDSIVWCDGSEEEKKRLTDQAVKEGILIPLNQQKRPGCYLHRSNPNDVARVEHLTFICTPNKTDAGPTNNWMDPDEAYTKLGQHFDGAMKGRTMYVVPYAMGPIGSPSTKIGVELTDSVYVVLNMRIMARMGKQALDMLGDSDDFNRGLHSTGDVNPDRRYICHFPQDNTIWSFGSGYGGNVLLGKKCLALRIGSYLGREEGWLAEHMLILGVTSPKGETTYVAAAFPSACGKTNFAMMIPPAEYKGWKIETVGDDIAWMRPGPDGRLYAINPEAGYFGVVPGTNYKTNPNAMETIAKDTLFTNVAMTADGDVWWEGKDGEVPDELTDWQGRPWKKGSTEKAAHPNSRFTAPMANNPALSSKANDPMGVPISALIFGGRRSNTIPLVIQAFNWTHGVFLGATMGSETTAAATGKVGVVRRDPMAMLPFCGYHMGDYLQHWLDMQKAIPQLPKIFQVNWFRQDKNGKFVWPGFGDNMRVLEWIVNRVHGRVPTKETLLGWVPRSDEGLNLKGLDISAEAVAEATSIKEDEWKSELKSQEVFFEQLGTKAPEALMLQRKLLISRLES
- the bioB gene encoding biotin synthase BioB, which translates into the protein MPDTAAPSESFHGHSHTAAPPPPGVEVRHDWSLAEVRAIYAMPLLDLVHRAQTVHRTVFQDNKVQLCSLLSIKTGGCSEDCAYCPQAARYKTGVKAEKLMAVPEVLAAASKARAAGATRFCMGAAWREVKDGPQFDSVLEMVRGVRALGMEACATLGMLTDSQAKRLREAGLDAYNHNLDTSPEHYGDIISTRTYDDRLKTLNRVREAGISVCCGGIIGMGESVDDRCNLLRTLANQEHHPESVPVNALVAVEGTPLAEQPRIETVDMVRTIATARVLMPQSMVRLSAGRQQMNEEAQLLCMMAGANSLFFGEKLLTTGNPEYGQDMALLEKAGIRPLEPRRDG
- the bioF gene encoding 8-amino-7-oxononanoate synthase; its protein translation is MSVASKWAREDLEALSARGLRRHLEPLDSPQGPVVRMGGETLVNFSSNDYLGLAASPSVRAAAAAALERYGMGTGASRLVVGDTSAHHRLEARLCAFERAEAVLLFNSGYAANTGILPALVGPGDAVFSDALNHASLVDGCRLSRARVVVHPHADVEALSRALADTPARRKLVVTDTVFSMDGDVAPLRDIVEACEAHGAALMVDEAHATGVLGARGAGLCEELGLEARVELRMGTLSKALGGMGAYVATSRAVADLLVSRARPFVFSTALPAALCAAAEAAVDAVEGDPALRERLWRNIRRFAAGLRALGLRAEARSAVFPIVLGEPERALDAARRLREAGVLVKAIRPPTVPEGTSRLRFCLSAAHTLGHVDLALDALRRVGVHHG
- a CDS encoding tetratricopeptide repeat protein codes for the protein MRLAFVLSVALALAPPVALAQRGGARNPAVLIREGERLYQAGKYREAAEALKKAHELSPNPKLIYNIAVALENAGELRESLSWYQQYVGNTEGTDPTLLKRSARGIDRLQVLIKKEEQAQATADTEREKLQAEADAARRRAEEEQLAARRAEEENLRRQQAEHERAMKSYKRQRIAAFAIGGVAVAGVGAGVLFGMQARDAREQFDAARNLEDKQARADDTKSKALLADIGFGVGLAGAITAIILYPKDGPPVEGEVRVTLAPRGAGAGMEVSF
- the bioD gene encoding dethiobiotin synthase, which produces MASRPFQIFVTGTDTGVGKTQASCALLSLLADAGLQPQGFKPYESGCASLRAPADALALREAARSTLPVDALCPHRFRAPLAPGVAARRLGREPDWDVTLAAWKRLSHGITVVEGAGGLFVPLDSRHDVIDLIATLRLPVLLVARAGLGTLNHTALSLQALAARRIPVKAVLLSRGTAAKDPSERDNRLLLEDRHGVPVLGPVPYLPDARRRHTAFRKALRALMP
- a CDS encoding ABC transporter substrate-binding protein; amino-acid sequence: MRALGLMTCCTVLLAGCSFTTAGGLTECETSADCDSAQVCNEGFCLPQPVGCGDVFGPVSKPNTIPLGAALPLTTSEGKDESEEQALNSIKLVIEEVNQREGINGRNFILYICDTGSDAARAREQAQWLVNEKAVPVVFTSGSAQTIAASSVTIAAGALMMTHTSTSPDIATLPDKAQGAAGLVWRTAPSDTLQGRVIGDLLQGTITVADNATAFANTNKVVLSYVDDPYGQGLSGVVLRRLTQPQVISAKYNRNADVTPAVTAISTQQPDITVMVGFSEDNAKVINQLAAQGTKGRKWFFTDAGKDPGLFTNLGANKSEVNGAYGTAPAQARTGDNVYKQFANRFQAAYGKDPGQFSFTAHAFDAMYLVALGTAYAAGPDASKPQPITGARIAEGLTHMTPGAGVTAPAFDLGYNDFISARDAMRTGTVINVKGASGDLDFNNDTGEAPSEYELWKVENGAFKTVQLIKPSAD
- a CDS encoding pyridoxal phosphate-dependent aminotransferase — translated: MSGFSARSDFPRTPNPLAQALARHRARGLPLLDVTESNPTRVGLPAPATGLLAPPGACGYAPEALGLPSARHALATHLTARGAAVSPEHLVLTASTSEAYGWLFKLLCEPGDNVLVPAPSYPLFEHLARLEGVETRPYPLPRAHGFGLDVDEVEAACDARTRAVLVVNPGNPTGHYLHEGELAALADACARHGLALVSDEVFSDFAWDTEPSRVATVAGRALPALTFALSGLSKVAGLPGLKLGWMHVGGPQPLRDEALARLEWVADTYLPVGTPVQLALPELLAHVPRFQAAVLERVRGNRQRLLKARPAGATWDVVPAHGGWSAVLRIPAEPGEEATCLALLDAGVRVQPGYFYDFGGGAFLVLSLLPTPEVFAAAVEVLARVLGEGPVSPRTA